A region of the Anaerolineales bacterium genome:
AGATCGACAACCTCGAACTTCCGAATCGCGTAGTGTTCGATTGGCTGGCGCGCGTCCTGGGATGACCACCCAATCGATGCCGGGAGTGCGTCGCTTGCGCAGGATCCAGATGCCCGATGCTGCTGACCGATAGGCCTCGCTACCCAATCCACGACCTGTTCATCCGCCCGCTGGATCAGAGGCGATCGGGGGGGCTCACCCGCTTGCGCCTGGTGAGCGAGAGCGACCAGCTTCTGCGCCGCTTCGGTCAGGCGGAATTGATTCGGCTGTCGGCCGGCGAAACCTTCGGCCCAGGCCTCCAAGACGTCGCCGATGAGATCTGGGTGCTGGAATCCGGGCAGGCCCAGCTGTTCTGGCGTGACGAACGGCGCAGCTCTCCCACCTACGGCTGCGAGCATCGCCTGCAGGCGGAGGCGCCACTCCTCTTCTTCGTCCCCTTCGGCGTTTCGTTTGGCCTGCGGTGCGGACCAGATTGCCTGCTGGTCCGCTTCACCACGCACGAGCCCCCTACCGGCGGCGCTGAGGGCAGCCCCCCATGGCCGGAGGCCTGGTGAGCGCTCGGCGTAGAGCGCTGACGGAGTTCGCTCGGCTCAGCCGTCCAGCCTACCTGCTGGCAGGGGCTGGCCTGTACGCCTGCGGGCTGGCCATCGCCGATTATCTCGGTCTGCCGATCGATCCCGGCGCGGCGTGGGTCGGCCTGACCGCGATCCTGCTGCTGCAGCTGACAACTCACTACCTGGTCGCGCTTGACGACTGGCAGTACCTCCCGCCGCCCGCACCGGCCGGAGCCGATCCTTCGCTCTTGGATCCGCCCGGCCCGGCGTTCTCACACACGACGCCGCTCTCGGCGGCGATCACCTGCGGCGGCTTGTTCGCCGTGTTAACGACCGCCCAGCTGATCACCAGCCAACCACCCCTGCTGTCCTGGATCCTGCTCCTGCTGTTGTTGCTCGCCGGTTTCTGGTTCGCCGTGCCTCCGCTCAGGCTGCGGTACTCCGGCTATGGCGAACTGCTGGCGTCGTTCGCCCTGGCGCTGCTTGTCCCCTCCTACGCATTCTCCCTGCAGACGGGCGAGACTCATCGGCTTGTCCTGGTCAGCACGGCCCCGCTCGTCGCGCTCCACTTCGCCATGCTGATCGCCCAGCAGCTGGAGGACTACTCGGCCGCTTCGGCGCAGAAGCGCAGGGTGCTGATGGTTCGGATCGGCTGGCAGGCGGCGATGCGGGCTCACGACCTGGCCCTGGCTGCGGCCGGGGTGCTGTTCGCCATCGCCTTCCTGCAGACGGTGCCCCTGCGCTTGCCCGCCGGCGCCCTGCTCCTGCTGCCGCTGGCGGTTGTCCAGGCGTGGCAGATGCATCGCATCCGGCAGGGCCTTCCGCCGGCCTGGCGCCTGCTTCGCTGGAATTCGGTGGGCTTGTTCGGGCTTGGGATCTACGTTGTCCTGGTGGGATACCTGCTTTCCTGATGCCCGAATTCCTGCAGCTCTCCACCCTTGCGCAGGCCCTGGACCTCTGGCTAGAGGCGGCTCAGCCACTGCCACTCGCCGGGGCGGAGGCCGTCCCGACAGAGTCTGCCCTGGGGCGCATCCTGGCGGAGGATGTTCGAGCAACGAGTGATCTACCGCCGTTTCGGCGAACGACGGTGGACGGGTATGCCGTCCGGGGTGCCGACACCTTCGGTGCCAATCCCAGCCTGCCTTCCTACCTGCGGCTTGTTGGCGAGGTT
Encoded here:
- a CDS encoding UbiA family prenyltransferase; this encodes MAGGLVSARRRALTEFARLSRPAYLLAGAGLYACGLAIADYLGLPIDPGAAWVGLTAILLLQLTTHYLVALDDWQYLPPPAPAGADPSLLDPPGPAFSHTTPLSAAITCGGLFAVLTTAQLITSQPPLLSWILLLLLLLAGFWFAVPPLRLRYSGYGELLASFALALLVPSYAFSLQTGETHRLVLVSTAPLVALHFAMLIAQQLEDYSAASAQKRRVLMVRIGWQAAMRAHDLALAAAGVLFAIAFLQTVPLRLPAGALLLLPLAVVQAWQMHRIRQGLPPAWRLLRWNSVGLFGLGIYVVLVGYLLS